A region of Legionella donaldsonii DNA encodes the following proteins:
- a CDS encoding GrpB family protein produces MPAKHEKPRQVVLVPYDKQWPLLFAQAEQQLAAILKQRCLAIHHIGSTAIPHIHAKPIIDILPVVDDIENIDALNPDFEALGYTCMGEYGIKGRRFFWKSKSQRSHNIHIFAQNSPEIARHLAFRDFLINNPVYAQAYSLIKQSLAAVFLDDIENYVNGKASFIQYIDYKTGQYSQEQLDADDHIVISAYNPAWPLLAKAEIDTITELSKALDVVVIEHIGSTAVPELSSKPIIDLFITIQSLDQAPQWIALLETLGYVFWPENPDKAHLRFFKGMPPFGKGRTHHIHLMEASTSSMEHRLLFRDILRRDGRIRRDYEKLKQQLANEHGGDREYYTDAKSLFITQVLRTHGYEKPLSR; encoded by the coding sequence ATGCCTGCTAAACATGAAAAACCAAGGCAAGTTGTCTTGGTTCCTTATGACAAGCAATGGCCGCTTTTATTTGCCCAGGCAGAACAACAACTAGCGGCTATTTTGAAGCAACGATGTCTGGCTATTCACCACATTGGCAGCACTGCAATTCCTCACATTCACGCGAAGCCAATTATTGATATCTTGCCGGTTGTTGATGATATCGAGAATATTGATGCCTTAAACCCTGACTTTGAGGCTTTAGGCTATACCTGTATGGGTGAATATGGAATAAAAGGCCGTCGTTTCTTTTGGAAATCGAAATCGCAGCGCAGCCATAATATTCATATTTTTGCCCAAAATTCACCAGAAATTGCCAGACATTTAGCGTTTCGTGATTTCCTGATTAACAATCCTGTTTATGCCCAGGCTTATTCGCTGATAAAACAGTCCCTAGCCGCGGTCTTTCTGGATGACATCGAAAATTACGTGAATGGCAAAGCGTCTTTTATTCAATACATTGACTATAAAACAGGCCAATACAGTCAGGAACAATTAGATGCGGATGATCATATAGTTATTAGTGCCTACAACCCGGCCTGGCCATTACTGGCCAAAGCTGAAATTGACACTATCACCGAATTGAGCAAGGCACTTGATGTTGTTGTTATTGAACATATTGGCAGCACAGCTGTGCCAGAGTTATCCAGTAAACCAATCATTGATTTGTTCATTACAATTCAATCTTTAGACCAAGCCCCCCAATGGATCGCACTATTGGAAACATTAGGTTATGTTTTCTGGCCTGAGAATCCGGATAAAGCTCATCTGCGCTTTTTTAAAGGTATGCCTCCTTTTGGTAAAGGCAGAACTCACCACATTCATCTTATGGAAGCCAGCACTAGCTCGATGGAACACCGTCTATTGTTTCGCGATATTCTGCGTCGTGATGGGCGAATACGACGCGACTATGAAAAATTAAAACAGCAATTGGCCAATGAACATGGCGGGGACAGAGAATACTATACCGATGCCAAATCATTATTCATTACGCAGGTACTTCGCACTCACGGTTATGAGAAACCCCTCTCGCGTTGA
- the nadA gene encoding quinolinate synthase NadA, which yields MFKSHTLYQPEKTLMQITNDMSICQSDYPLDWYQEDFVPYAEEYQALPDRKLTTVLAWMQPYMRKAQAHFGDKLLLLAHYYMGGDIVRLVEQFGGQIGDSYQLALMAANHPEKSVIIESAVHFMAESISILANKQQQVYITNPKSGCTMEMLAKDFMVEPAFLDLNERYGAENILPVCYMNTSGRVKAMTGAQGGAVCTSSNVKKIFSWAMKQNKKILFIPDQHMGENIAYWLGINHLAYWPGGTAGAQYSLAAQDSKTLEQFDKANLILFASQCAVHTHYQPEMCEYWHQLGYTTVVHPECRNDVIRVAQQAGSTAFIWDYVVNDRGNTKHYAIGTENHMVENLKQHCKSKGITVVNLAEAPKQDNEKGMGCGCATMSRNDPPHLVALVDRLRQGKTMAYNEVKAGDLVNEFTGSRQRLQESEQEWVIDNAKKALQMMINITEDRL from the coding sequence ATGTTTAAAAGTCATACCCTTTATCAACCAGAAAAAACACTCATGCAGATTACCAATGACATGAGTATTTGCCAAAGCGACTACCCACTGGATTGGTATCAGGAAGACTTTGTCCCCTATGCAGAAGAGTATCAGGCTTTACCGGATCGAAAACTGACAACAGTGCTTGCCTGGATGCAACCCTATATGCGAAAAGCACAAGCCCATTTTGGTGATAAATTATTATTACTTGCCCACTACTACATGGGAGGCGATATTGTAAGATTAGTTGAGCAGTTTGGTGGCCAAATTGGTGACTCTTACCAATTGGCACTCATGGCAGCAAATCATCCTGAGAAATCGGTGATTATTGAATCCGCGGTCCATTTCATGGCGGAATCGATCAGTATTCTCGCCAACAAACAACAACAAGTCTATATCACTAATCCCAAATCCGGCTGCACAATGGAGATGCTTGCTAAAGATTTCATGGTTGAGCCTGCCTTTCTGGATCTGAACGAACGCTATGGGGCCGAGAATATTTTGCCAGTTTGCTACATGAATACCTCCGGACGGGTAAAAGCCATGACTGGTGCTCAAGGTGGTGCTGTCTGTACCAGTTCGAATGTAAAGAAAATTTTCTCCTGGGCGATGAAACAAAACAAAAAAATATTGTTTATTCCTGATCAACATATGGGTGAAAACATTGCCTATTGGCTAGGGATCAACCACCTTGCTTACTGGCCTGGTGGCACAGCAGGCGCTCAATACTCTTTAGCCGCTCAAGATAGCAAAACGCTGGAGCAATTCGATAAAGCCAATTTAATTTTATTCGCCAGTCAATGTGCCGTTCATACCCATTATCAGCCAGAGATGTGTGAATACTGGCATCAATTGGGATACACCACCGTGGTTCATCCTGAATGCCGCAATGACGTTATTCGTGTTGCCCAACAAGCGGGTTCAACAGCCTTTATTTGGGATTATGTAGTGAATGACCGAGGGAACACCAAACATTATGCCATCGGCACAGAAAATCATATGGTAGAAAACTTGAAGCAGCATTGTAAAAGTAAGGGCATCACTGTAGTTAACCTGGCCGAAGCGCCTAAACAAGATAATGAGAAAGGCATGGGCTGTGGTTGCGCTACCATGTCACGCAATGATCCGCCTCATCTAGTGGCACTGGTTGATCGTTTACGCCAAGGAAAAACGATGGCTTATAATGAAGTCAAAGCCGGTGATCTAGTCAATGAATTTACCGGTAGTCGCCAGCGCTTACAAGAGAGCGAACAAGAATGGGTCATCGACAATGCTAAGAAAGCCTTGCAAATGATGATAAATATTACCGAAGACCGTTTATGA
- a CDS encoding DUF1328 domain-containing protein, with the protein MLGWALIFLIIAIVAGLFGFRGVASTATSIAKVLFFLFIVIFIVLLLMNLLGGGPPPAPPT; encoded by the coding sequence ATGTTAGGATGGGCGCTTATTTTCCTCATCATTGCAATTGTAGCCGGTCTATTCGGCTTCAGAGGCGTTGCTTCTACGGCAACGAGTATTGCAAAAGTCTTGTTCTTTTTATTCATTGTTATTTTTATCGTGTTACTTTTGATGAATTTATTGGGTGGCGGACCACCTCCTGCTCCTCCAACCTAA
- a CDS encoding MerR family transcriptional regulator: protein MTQWFVKDLSKLTGVSVQTLHHYDRIGLLKPSLRLANGYRVYSEKDLLKLQQIIALKFFGFELSKIKTLLSEECEALQHFNSQAQVLEQKAAALLEGAKTLRSIIDSVDDNQSIPWETIIQFIEVYRMTEHLEHNWVKEIFTPDELKQYVEFEKEMKANQQKAVFEQSWQQLAEELKTNLKNDPYSQVGIHLGKKYMDWVNAIYGKKYAHLRTKKWERGFGEGKGLEEIGLTPELISWIEKATDAYWRDRIYGFLDQIGMIPSSTALMLWNEILDDMYGEEEARKITIYEMALKDAKVSPKAKEWLRSLLNTK from the coding sequence ATGACTCAATGGTTCGTAAAAGACTTAAGCAAATTAACCGGTGTTTCGGTGCAAACGCTGCATCACTATGACCGTATAGGGCTGCTCAAGCCTTCATTACGACTTGCCAATGGGTATCGTGTTTACTCCGAAAAGGATTTATTGAAATTGCAACAGATTATTGCTTTGAAGTTTTTTGGTTTTGAGTTATCAAAAATCAAAACCTTACTCTCTGAAGAATGTGAAGCGCTCCAGCATTTTAACAGTCAAGCACAAGTGTTGGAGCAGAAAGCAGCTGCTTTACTTGAGGGAGCTAAAACCTTGAGAAGTATTATTGATTCTGTTGATGACAATCAATCCATTCCTTGGGAAACCATTATTCAATTTATTGAGGTATATCGAATGACAGAGCACCTTGAACATAACTGGGTTAAAGAAATATTCACCCCTGATGAACTCAAGCAGTATGTAGAGTTTGAAAAAGAAATGAAAGCCAATCAGCAAAAAGCGGTTTTTGAACAAAGTTGGCAACAATTGGCAGAGGAGTTGAAAACTAATCTCAAAAACGATCCTTATTCACAAGTAGGTATTCACTTAGGAAAAAAATATATGGATTGGGTGAATGCAATCTATGGTAAAAAATACGCCCATCTCAGGACCAAAAAGTGGGAGAGGGGGTTTGGAGAAGGAAAAGGTCTTGAAGAGATTGGATTAACCCCAGAGCTTATATCGTGGATAGAAAAAGCCACAGATGCTTACTGGCGAGATCGAATTTATGGGTTCCTTGACCAAATCGGTATGATTCCTTCTTCTACTGCTTTAATGCTTTGGAATGAAATACTCGATGATATGTACGGCGAGGAGGAGGCTCGCAAAATTACAATCTACGAAATGGCATTAAAAGATGCTAAGGTAAGCCCAAAGGCAAAGGAATGGCTTAGAAGTCTTTTAAATACAAAGTAA
- a CDS encoding DUF3757 domain-containing protein, whose amino-acid sequence MKKKILAAGLLCALNAVVYATPFNCPDPETSSLRWGILPAPWQKDPFSAHNPQGEANTQFVRANIMVAGLGQGVVCTYKNSVGLYSIWWPVRVKIPARSDNNWIDTLGGYVCTDSLGSCQFYVAVEE is encoded by the coding sequence ATGAAAAAAAAAATATTGGCAGCAGGATTACTTTGTGCGTTAAATGCGGTTGTTTATGCCACGCCCTTTAACTGTCCTGATCCGGAAACCAGTTCACTGCGCTGGGGTATTTTACCAGCACCTTGGCAAAAAGATCCATTTTCAGCCCATAATCCGCAAGGTGAGGCGAATACTCAATTTGTGCGTGCCAACATTATGGTTGCAGGTTTGGGGCAAGGTGTAGTCTGCACTTATAAAAATTCAGTCGGTCTTTATTCAATCTGGTGGCCCGTGAGAGTCAAGATACCGGCCCGTTCGGATAATAATTGGATTGATACCCTGGGTGGTTATGTCTGTACTGACTCCTTAGGCAGTTGCCAATTCTACGTCGCGGTGGAAGAGTAG
- a CDS encoding glutathione peroxidase: MSTASHDTANSIYDVPVNTMDGSVTTLNPYRGKVMLIVNVASRCGFTPQYAELEAMYHDYKERGLGILGFPCNQFLHQEPGTHEEIKAFAESCYRITFPLYAKIDVRGANRAPLYSYIIQHIQKRPLKFIPWNFTKILVDSEGRILKQYLPTTSLQKIRKDIEALLPN; encoded by the coding sequence ATGTCAACAGCTTCTCATGATACTGCAAATTCAATCTATGATGTTCCTGTTAACACGATGGATGGCAGTGTTACAACGCTCAATCCCTACCGAGGCAAGGTGATGTTAATCGTCAATGTAGCCAGTCGCTGTGGGTTCACACCGCAATACGCCGAACTGGAGGCCATGTATCATGATTACAAAGAGCGAGGACTCGGTATCTTGGGTTTTCCGTGTAATCAATTCCTCCATCAAGAACCCGGAACGCACGAAGAGATTAAAGCTTTTGCGGAGAGCTGCTATCGAATAACTTTCCCCTTGTATGCAAAAATCGATGTTCGGGGAGCAAACCGCGCGCCGCTCTATAGCTATATCATCCAACACATTCAAAAACGCCCTTTAAAATTTATTCCCTGGAATTTCACCAAAATTTTAGTTGATAGTGAGGGCCGTATACTGAAACAGTATCTTCCAACCACATCGCTGCAAAAGATTCGCAAGGATATTGAAGCGTTATTACCCAATTAG
- a CDS encoding YdgA family protein — MKKWTGFLVVLVVLILIAYYVMGFVLERTLNKNINSIPKSPVLSVELDNYERGWFSSQALLAVKMHIPAQETTDAEGETSTEPPADVDMSFPLIINHGPFIVSDYGMGFGMGQVTTRPETHFHVLVNYFNKTIFKYAIPAFTIKGQGGSDEDSFQAEWLGLNALLCVSPNLDKLGGGFILYGLNTSASNGLFKLGRVVNNFTLSRSQEGLWVGQVSFNVPSASLSGDKDNQNFNLEGFDLALGSDITDDVLNVDLGLSLKQLVTNDKTYGPGVVKLSIKNLDPAAMASINKLTEKLVQDNPNATLLGVSILSELPKLLSKGAILELSEMNFNLPEGKIIGNLKISVPTGEVNDPVQLLQKAQGTGELRAPMAIVKEILLATMTSHSEGNSTSEEDQSTPAQATAVIPTASTTDSHADLSAQADKVLQDLVNKGLLKVEGNDYVVSFKLENQQLMVNGQPFDPNTLK, encoded by the coding sequence ATGAAAAAATGGACCGGATTCCTCGTCGTTTTGGTAGTGCTGATTCTTATCGCCTATTATGTCATGGGTTTTGTACTCGAACGAACACTCAATAAAAATATCAATTCAATTCCTAAATCCCCAGTACTGAGTGTTGAACTGGATAACTATGAACGTGGCTGGTTTTCATCGCAGGCTCTTTTAGCGGTAAAAATGCATATTCCAGCGCAAGAAACAACCGATGCAGAAGGTGAAACCTCCACCGAGCCACCCGCTGATGTTGATATGAGCTTTCCGCTAATTATTAATCATGGTCCTTTTATAGTTTCTGATTATGGCATGGGCTTTGGAATGGGGCAGGTAACAACTCGCCCCGAGACGCATTTTCATGTGTTGGTCAATTATTTTAATAAAACTATTTTCAAATATGCTATTCCTGCTTTTACCATCAAAGGCCAGGGTGGATCAGATGAGGATAGTTTCCAAGCGGAATGGTTAGGCTTAAATGCGTTACTTTGTGTCTCGCCCAATTTGGACAAATTAGGCGGTGGTTTTATCCTGTATGGACTCAATACTTCTGCAAGTAATGGCCTATTCAAATTAGGTAGGGTAGTCAATAATTTCACACTGAGCCGTTCCCAAGAGGGATTATGGGTAGGACAGGTTAGTTTTAATGTCCCCTCTGCATCACTTAGCGGAGATAAAGATAATCAGAATTTTAATCTTGAGGGCTTTGATTTAGCTTTAGGTTCAGATATCACGGACGACGTCCTGAATGTTGATTTAGGTTTATCACTGAAACAATTAGTTACTAATGACAAAACTTACGGGCCAGGTGTAGTGAAACTCAGTATTAAAAATCTGGATCCTGCAGCAATGGCCAGTATTAACAAACTGACAGAAAAATTGGTTCAAGATAATCCCAACGCCACCCTACTTGGCGTTTCCATATTATCTGAACTTCCTAAACTACTGTCCAAAGGCGCCATCTTGGAATTATCCGAAATGAACTTTAATTTACCTGAAGGTAAGATTATAGGTAATCTAAAAATCTCCGTACCGACAGGTGAAGTCAATGACCCCGTTCAATTACTGCAAAAGGCGCAGGGTACTGGCGAATTGAGAGCACCAATGGCGATCGTCAAAGAGATTCTGCTAGCAACCATGACAAGTCATTCAGAAGGGAACTCGACCTCAGAGGAAGACCAATCAACTCCGGCACAAGCGACTGCAGTGATACCCACTGCTTCAACCACAGACTCCCATGCGGATCTCTCCGCGCAAGCAGACAAAGTTTTGCAGGATTTAGTGAATAAAGGTCTGTTAAAGGTGGAAGGAAACGATTATGTCGTCAGTTTCAAATTAGAAAATCAACAACTGATGGTGAATGGACAACCCTTTGATCCCAACACATTGAAATGA
- a CDS encoding phosphotransferase, which produces MATEPVQGNKNLNEEIIQWGCNYLASHRYRLKSTQPEHVQNTPWSYVVRFITSDGYIYLKHTPPLLALEPLITNILHDQFHASVPEVIAVNAELNCFLMKDAGRPLREILKKRFDPILLCKSIEQFTSIQLAVASNVDNFLDIGVPDWRLDKLPVLYQQLLSQKDLLMEDGLSEIERNELESLLPTIIHLCKKLSNYSLKQTLVQCDFHDNNILISDLSQTITFIDLGEVVISHPFFSLVGCLRQIMFHHALTKEDDIYLRLLDACLKNYLAFESKRHLFDAFDIAQLLWFVYEALAQYRLRIACDEARFLSFQRQGKLSGRLKELMAACRAID; this is translated from the coding sequence ATGGCTACTGAGCCTGTGCAAGGAAATAAAAATTTGAATGAAGAAATTATTCAGTGGGGTTGTAACTATCTTGCATCGCACCGCTATAGATTAAAAAGCACTCAGCCAGAGCATGTACAAAATACACCTTGGTCGTATGTGGTCCGCTTTATAACATCGGATGGCTATATTTATTTGAAGCATACACCGCCACTGCTTGCCTTAGAGCCTCTCATTACCAATATTTTGCATGATCAATTTCATGCTTCAGTTCCGGAAGTGATTGCAGTGAATGCGGAATTAAATTGCTTTTTAATGAAAGATGCAGGCAGGCCATTGCGCGAAATTCTGAAAAAACGATTCGACCCCATACTGCTTTGCAAGTCTATTGAACAATTTACGTCTATCCAGTTGGCTGTTGCTTCTAATGTCGATAATTTTCTGGATATTGGCGTCCCCGACTGGCGATTAGATAAATTACCAGTGTTATACCAGCAATTACTGTCGCAAAAAGACCTATTAATGGAGGATGGATTATCCGAAATAGAAAGGAATGAATTAGAGAGTCTGCTTCCAACGATCATTCATTTATGTAAAAAATTATCCAACTATTCGCTCAAACAAACGCTTGTGCAGTGTGATTTTCATGACAATAACATCCTTATCAGTGATCTATCACAAACTATTACCTTTATTGATTTGGGTGAAGTAGTGATTTCTCATCCGTTTTTTTCCCTGGTCGGCTGTTTGCGACAGATAATGTTTCACCACGCGTTGACAAAGGAAGATGATATCTATTTACGGCTTCTGGATGCTTGTCTAAAAAATTATCTGGCGTTTGAGTCGAAAAGACATTTATTCGATGCTTTTGATATAGCGCAGCTGCTATGGTTTGTATACGAGGCATTAGCTCAATATAGACTGAGGATTGCCTGTGATGAAGCGAGATTTTTGTCATTTCAAAGACAGGGCAAACTCAGCGGTCGATTGAAAGAATTAATGGCCGCATGTCGGGCAATTGACTAG
- the nadB gene encoding L-aspartate oxidase: MSSNLSQQGHALEFDVLVIGTGLAGLNYCLQLLKLQPNLTIALISKAEITECNSRYAQGGIAAAVAPEDSLESHIADTLHAGDGLCYQPAVEFIIRQGPQAIKDLLAYPIPFTKQAGGDFSLAQEGGHSHRRIFNSGDQTGLAVTEALLQAVKQQPQIHFFDYHIAVNLITHYHPHRTDNQGEVLGAYVLDCQNNRIHTFVSRCVILATGGAGKTYRYTTNPIIATGDGVAMAYRAGARVGNMEFYQFHPTLLHHHSLNNFLISEAVRGEGALLKNADTGERFMRRYAPNQLELATRDVVARSIFSEIEQGQSGFVHLDITHQSKSFLKKRFPQIYNTLLSIGIDMSQDMIPVVPAAHYQCGGVLTDVDGRTDLKRLYAIGEVAFTGLHGANRLASNSLLEALVMASNAAHCTLKDITSPIKTMDNIPNWSSPGEVNARRASQINAHWRGLRGEMTSYAGIVRTEAGLQDLLQLIMKRKKIIEEYYWKHCITRDFIELRNIVLNAELIVRAALSRRESRGGHYREDFPYKNAQAEESIARLTSPQNPFI, from the coding sequence ATGAGTAGTAATCTGTCGCAGCAAGGACATGCTCTAGAATTTGATGTTCTGGTTATAGGGACTGGGCTTGCTGGCCTGAATTATTGCTTACAATTACTAAAATTACAGCCAAACCTGACTATTGCTTTAATCAGTAAAGCTGAAATCACTGAATGTAACAGCCGTTACGCCCAAGGCGGAATTGCCGCAGCAGTTGCCCCTGAAGACTCTCTGGAATCGCATATCGCGGATACACTCCATGCTGGTGATGGTTTATGCTATCAACCAGCCGTTGAATTCATTATTCGCCAAGGGCCACAAGCTATCAAAGATTTACTGGCTTACCCGATTCCTTTTACCAAACAAGCTGGTGGCGATTTTTCCCTCGCTCAAGAAGGCGGGCATTCGCATCGACGAATTTTTAACAGTGGTGATCAAACCGGTTTAGCCGTTACTGAAGCCCTGTTACAAGCGGTCAAGCAACAGCCCCAGATCCATTTTTTTGACTATCATATCGCCGTTAATCTCATTACCCATTACCATCCGCATCGTACAGATAATCAGGGAGAAGTCTTAGGGGCCTACGTACTGGATTGCCAAAACAATCGTATTCACACTTTCGTATCCCGTTGCGTCATTCTTGCGACCGGTGGCGCTGGTAAAACCTACCGCTACACCACCAATCCCATTATTGCGACTGGCGATGGTGTCGCTATGGCTTATCGGGCTGGGGCACGCGTGGGTAATATGGAGTTTTATCAATTTCACCCGACTCTTTTACACCACCACTCGCTGAATAATTTTTTAATTTCCGAAGCCGTACGAGGCGAAGGGGCTTTGCTAAAAAATGCTGATACAGGCGAGCGTTTCATGCGTCGTTATGCACCAAACCAATTAGAGTTAGCGACCCGTGACGTGGTTGCCCGATCTATTTTTAGTGAAATTGAGCAGGGCCAAAGTGGTTTTGTGCATTTAGATATCACCCATCAGTCCAAGTCTTTCTTAAAAAAACGTTTCCCGCAAATTTACAATACCTTGCTCTCTATTGGCATCGATATGAGTCAGGATATGATTCCTGTCGTCCCTGCTGCCCATTACCAATGTGGCGGTGTGTTAACGGACGTTGATGGACGGACTGATCTCAAACGACTCTACGCGATTGGCGAGGTTGCTTTTACCGGTCTGCATGGAGCCAACCGCCTGGCCAGTAATTCCTTGCTGGAAGCATTAGTCATGGCAAGCAATGCTGCTCATTGTACCTTGAAAGACATTACTAGCCCGATTAAGACAATGGATAACATTCCCAACTGGAGTTCTCCAGGTGAAGTCAATGCTCGCCGCGCGAGCCAGATTAATGCGCATTGGCGTGGTTTGCGTGGTGAAATGACCTCTTATGCCGGTATTGTCCGTACCGAAGCAGGCCTCCAGGATCTACTACAATTAATCATGAAACGTAAAAAAATAATTGAGGAATATTATTGGAAGCATTGCATTACCCGTGACTTTATCGAGTTACGTAATATTGTTTTAAATGCTGAACTCATTGTTAGAGCTGCTCTATCAAGAAGAGAATCCAGAGGTGGCCACTATCGCGAGGATTTCCCGTATAAGAATGCCCAGGCAGAAGAAAGTATTGCCCGGCTGACCTCACCGCAGAATCCCTTTATTTAG
- a CDS encoding gamma-glutamylcyclotransferase, translating into MLFLNQTKPGLFLLFSVLILSSCANQAVKEEPFLASNCRPPFNSKLPQFVIGYGSLMQEDSKREDAAGVGKNYPVYISGFERGWIEQGSKVGFSTTYLGIRKRAGSEMNAVYFKLNEAKALHNYDRRENTYCRVAVAREKIRPLITKSLPRGQYWVYTTRSLQPPSNHDPIVQSYVDIFLRGCFELEEQYHLHHFARDCIRTTAYWSGHWVNDRVYPRTAFDNIPYVNKIDPLLAKELPQYFSQIRIE; encoded by the coding sequence ATGTTATTTCTCAATCAAACAAAACCAGGGCTTTTTTTGTTATTCAGCGTTTTGATTCTGTCTTCTTGTGCTAATCAGGCAGTCAAGGAAGAGCCTTTTTTAGCAAGCAATTGTCGACCACCGTTTAATAGTAAGCTGCCCCAATTTGTCATTGGCTATGGCTCTCTGATGCAAGAAGATTCAAAGCGAGAGGATGCTGCAGGCGTGGGTAAGAATTATCCCGTCTATATTAGTGGTTTCGAGCGAGGGTGGATTGAGCAAGGCAGTAAAGTGGGATTTAGCACAACCTACCTTGGAATAAGAAAACGGGCTGGTTCGGAAATGAATGCAGTCTACTTTAAATTAAATGAGGCGAAGGCGCTGCATAACTACGATCGACGTGAAAATACCTATTGTAGAGTTGCTGTTGCCCGCGAAAAAATTCGCCCCTTAATTACCAAGTCTCTTCCGCGCGGCCAATACTGGGTTTATACAACGCGGAGTTTGCAGCCCCCGTCAAACCATGATCCTATTGTACAATCCTATGTTGATATTTTTCTGAGAGGTTGTTTTGAATTAGAAGAACAATACCATTTGCATCATTTTGCCAGGGATTGCATAAGAACGACAGCGTATTGGTCGGGACATTGGGTTAATGACAGGGTTTATCCACGTACTGCGTTCGATAATATTCCTTATGTTAATAAGATTGATCCTTTGCTGGCTAAGGAGTTACCGCAGTATTTTAGTCAAATTAGGATCGAGTAA
- a CDS encoding CsbD family protein yields MNKDIFEGKWEEVKGQLKQKWGKLTDDDLLEIEGNNQEIYGKLRQHYGYTKEEIERQLRMFTKH; encoded by the coding sequence ATGAACAAGGACATCTTTGAAGGTAAATGGGAAGAGGTTAAAGGTCAATTGAAACAAAAATGGGGTAAATTGACTGACGATGATCTCTTGGAAATAGAAGGTAATAACCAGGAAATTTATGGTAAATTGAGACAACATTATGGTTATACCAAAGAAGAGATTGAAAGGCAGTTGAGAATGTTTACCAAACATTAA
- a CDS encoding helix-turn-helix transcriptional regulator, with amino-acid sequence MKAFSNMKMYTPYLESRYQSIFEKTLIYSWGYFYFDLSGRCLQLMSDNSLLDVFIKNDLFTTQILNHITAPLNDFYSSDIENDKMLPFSIKETLVDQKYTYFFDIVHNHETFTEIYTFATRSDVAHSNNFILNNIDTLKIVSQDLAERCRRLINGNTLTLPKDFIIEMNSLAELRQPPGSLNLKEIILGKKEQASKIHEMVKGTVFDISKLPFNFLSAKSITLKEKEIIYLYYFGFNANRIADILEISKRTVDKHFENIKKKLACESTGQIIPTLLRSNISINNLIQHA; translated from the coding sequence ATGAAAGCTTTTAGTAACATGAAAATGTATACACCTTACTTAGAAAGTCGCTACCAGTCTATTTTTGAAAAGACCCTGATTTATAGCTGGGGCTATTTTTACTTCGATCTGAGTGGACGATGTTTGCAGTTGATGTCAGATAACTCGCTTCTAGATGTTTTTATTAAAAATGATTTATTTACTACCCAGATTCTCAATCATATTACGGCACCCCTAAATGACTTTTATAGTTCAGATATTGAAAATGACAAGATGTTACCTTTTTCAATTAAAGAAACGTTAGTTGATCAAAAGTATACTTATTTTTTTGATATTGTTCATAATCATGAAACCTTCACAGAAATTTATACATTTGCGACGCGTTCCGATGTAGCTCACTCAAATAATTTTATCCTTAACAATATAGATACTTTAAAAATAGTTTCTCAGGATCTTGCGGAGCGTTGCAGACGGTTAATTAATGGAAACACACTGACTTTACCGAAAGATTTTATCATTGAGATGAACTCACTTGCGGAATTGCGCCAACCACCAGGCTCTTTAAATTTAAAGGAAATAATCTTAGGGAAAAAAGAACAGGCCTCTAAAATTCACGAAATGGTAAAAGGCACTGTTTTCGATATAAGTAAGCTGCCCTTTAACTTTTTGTCGGCAAAAAGTATAACTTTAAAAGAAAAAGAAATTATTTATCTCTATTATTTTGGTTTTAATGCTAATCGTATTGCTGATATTTTAGAAATATCAAAACGCACTGTCGATAAACATTTCGAGAATATTAAGAAAAAACTTGCTTGTGAAAGTACAGGCCAGATAATTCCTACCTTATTACGTTCTAATATTTCCATAAATAACTTGATCCAACATGCCTAA